In one window of Zygosaccharomyces rouxii strain CBS732 chromosome E complete sequence DNA:
- the IQG1 gene encoding Iqg1p (similar to uniprot|Q12280 Saccharomyces cerevisiae YPL242C IQG1 Essential protein required for determination of budding pattern promotes localization of axial markers Bud4p and Cdc12p), with protein MTSSVGSPGKGSVLDRYVKNLANDSSLQPPPQLRTTSQSRLNSFHNLKGASRSKPNVDNQDKENVGNAKNGSLNEKNPFMAAAGGLKSSKSPNQLKFGGNKVNQGINGGGGSRSSSNVNTSDLTREEKGYYEFLCRVAEIKQWIERVIGEDLPSEVDLSTGDCLRNGVYLATVTQKINPDLAPSVFPAGNRLQFKHTQNINAFFSLVDHVGLPNSFRFELQDLYNKQDLPQVFETLYILITMINKKWPTKTPIIENLSGKVNFSKDDIRKCKKTWPRIRDFKSLNVNSVKSTVGKKATAPTGGGLIQDFSTVETSEPSSEPETPKPKNRLADAKSQPTLKPEPEDEPSFMMKSSTPAKPEEQEELEEPADSESVKITTPEPEPKQLKESDEPLKFEHSVSTPVRRTRQKLESIKLSPPSSETGSLYFSPTTDRRDYSSTSPIRSQSFRPTESDHLRSPYLRPADSDIVSRPPHLEYSPLKSTSFSYYSPTISRYLTYDTDFYVRRSQARERGIDFYQTYKYEPVSYSPQRKKRMTEMEFLDKVIHIQSICRGANARFDMRIQSRLLKLFEKEVLRFQSIIRGNKRRVGIPQRFSINLTDDQEVSLTKLQALFRSSRIKSRNDRLKLKIYRKTAQIEALQNIFRGSRLRKRVNQELYDRNVSDAPLRKLQSWIQGKRCRNHVKGTSRSLSSKAIAFQKFQGSCRGLLYRRHFLFAHHFSDKALSQLKDFQERIRGANVRNSVYDLIYDAEAKNRVFKRLSGMLRGRKLRESLLDVLYDDDPDFANVRPLQGIVRGVLVRYTLDLVDDIIEYYHLDQFQAHVKGFLLRSKFDEREKYFKRNERSVIIIQSKIRTFIQRESFFDLLHHPNPHIKHVKKYAYLLNNTGTIEENQDKLEACQAQLDSENLKKETFEKNIRQQLDTGNVLEKFGLTSGLTKELSGMDIPLCRYPTYEKLFFLLQVDPSYWKILYTFEPVFVEKNMYVSFSTVNQRMGRREKIYFIRVLADILQQEVIEARSMQQYLTKPDRFWNRMLRTFLRREYPEVFSIFQPLLKYINNPRVNFEGDPLVIYKDIHHTEPLSRSEAIEDEKTKIKFIENLRNLWHSVEMTAEIFTRKLKEIPLEVRFIASKMFTCAADKNTDEIGTLRSISIVLVNSFIFEYMENRSLYGFDADESPNLDRKLHSFMRAIEIVFGLGKFNGYYDPLNQYADEINIQMRELLFNIILDPVFEQEADTLVYRDMVTASPQLEILTEKVLVISMKFREYLLEFPDDDVIHEILEKSPTSRDFKKSGRIVLDLTASAYRFLVCDDRMRKVYDQVKRSMVYMMQIEDVQTNLSDLVVSTVLPQDEPNFIKLMCANPGIKNDPMIKALQSPKYFNMKSSTLKKLKELERSGIIKTNSNQLQNFLNDIANTIKNPHYAIDYVTEELHLTQETLKGVAKINKQFEKTLTNLRTCVNQAIRDMLKSRDFNPGHRSALDNLKGAYKKVQTRKSDKIEGTMKFKWTTRQLYEKGVIKSIESENLAEQKVKVFGSSGPKFPDINFKISTSDGAVYGIQLLDRRKGFEKNLEGVDSFSFRDLLGTQVGSKVETWQLLNKKVSINTAQLLKLIIDVFLKKGQ; from the coding sequence ATGACGAGTAGCGTAGGATCACCTGGTAAGGGCAGCGTCTTAGATCGTTACGTCAAGAATCTCGCAAATGATAGCTCTTTACAACCTCCCCCGCAGTTGAGAACTACCTCTCAATCAAGACTGAACTCTTTCCATAACTTGAAAGGGGCTTCTAGGAGTAAACCTAATGTTGACAATCAGGACAAGGAGAACGTTGGCAATGCTAAGAATGGTTCTTTGAACGAAAAAAACCCATTTATGGCGGCTGCTGGTGGActgaaatcttcaaagtCTCCCAATCAATTGAAGTTCGGTGGTAATAAAGTCAACCAGGGTATCAATGGCGGTGGCGGCAGTAGATCTAGTAGCAATGTCAACACGTCTGATTTGACTAGGGAAGAAAAAGGTTACTACGAGTTCTTATGCAGAGTGGCTGAAATTAAACAGTGGATTGAACGTGTTATTGGTGAAGATCTACCTTCCGAAGTAGACTTGAGTACAGGTGATTGTCTGAGAAATGGTGTCTATCTAGCTACAGTGACACAGAAGATCAATCCAGATTTAGCTCCAAGTGTTTTCCCTGCTGGTAACAGATTACAATTTAAGCATACTCAAAATATCAATGCTTTTTTCAGTTTGGTCGACCATGTTGGGCTCCCCAATTCCTTCAGATTTGAATTACAAGACCTTTACAACAAACAAGATTTACCGCAGGTTTTTGAAACCCTTTACATTTTAATCACCATGATTAATAAAAAATGGCCTACGAAGACTCCAATTATCGAAAATCTTTCCGGAAAGGTAAATTTCAGCAAGGATGATATTAGGAAATGTAAGAAGACGTGGCCAAGAATCCgtgatttcaaatccttaaATGTCAATTCTGTAAAATCCACCGTTGGGAAAAAAGCTACAGCGCCTACAGGTGGTGGTCTTATTCAAGATTTCAGTACAGTGGAGACTAGCGAACCCTCTTCTGAACCAGAGACACCTAAACCCAAAAATCGTCTTGCAGATGCCAAGAGTCAACCCACACTTAAACCTGAGCCTGAGGATGAACCCTCTTTTATGATGAAATCATCGACTCCGGCAAAACCAGAGGAACAGGAAGAACTAGAGGAGCCAGCGGATTCAGAGTCAGTAAAAATAACTACCCCAGAACCAGAACCAAAACAGCTTAAAGAATCTGATGAACCACTCAAATTTGAACATTCAGTTAGTACACCTGTGAGGAGAACTAGGCAAAAGTTGGAATCCATTAAACTGTCTCCCCCATCTAGTGAAACTGGTTCTCtttatttttcaccaacaacgGATCGCAGAGATTACAGCAGCACATCGCCTATCAGATCTCAAAGCTTCAGACCAACAGAAAGCGATCATCTCCGGTCCCCATACCTAAGGCCAGCCGATAGCGACATAGTATCTCGACCACCCCATTTGGAGTACAGCCCTCTGAAGAGTACTAGCTTTTCCTACTACTCTCCTACAATATCCAGATACCTAACTTATGATACTGATTTCTACGTGAGAAGAAGCCAAGCCAGAGAAAGaggaattgatttttatCAGACTTACAAATATGAGCCTGTGTCTTATTCCCCtcagagaaagaagagaatgACGGAgatggaatttttggacAAAGTCATACACATCCAAAGCATATGCCGCGGAGCCAATGCACGTTTTGATATGCGTATTCAATCGAGACTTTTAAAActatttgaaaaggaagtGCTTCGTTTCCAATCTATCATTCGTGGTAACAAGAGAAGAGTTGGTATCCCTCAACGCTTTTCTATAAATCTAACAGATGACCAAGAGGTGAGCTTAACTAAACTACAAGCATTGTTTAGGTCCAGTCGCATAAAGTCTCGAAATGATAGATTGAAACTTAAGATTTATCGTAAGACGGCTCAGATTGAAGCATTACAGAATATATTCCGGGGTTCTCGCCTCAGGAAAAGAGTTAATCAAGAGCTTTATGATAGAAATGTGTCTGATGCTCCTTTGAGAAAGCTACAGTCTTGGATACAAGGTAAGAGATGTAGAAATCATGTGAAAGGTACGTCTAGATCGTTGTCGTCAAAGGCTATAGCTTTCCAGAAATTTCAAGGTTCCTGTAGAGGTCTACTCTATAGAAGACACTTTCTGTTCGCTCACCATTTCAGCGACAAGGCACTATCACAACTCAAGGACTTTCAAGAAAGAATTCGTGGTGCCAATGTTCGCAATTCGGTCTACGATTTGATTTACGACGCTGAAGCTAAGAACCGTGTGTTTAAGCGACTATCTGGAATGTTGAGAGGCCGCAAGTTACGTGAATCCCTCCTCGATGTTCTGTACGATGATGATCCAGACTTTGCGAATGTGAGGCCCTTACAAGGAATTGTAAGGGGTGTCTTGGTACGCTATACCCTAGATTTGGTGGATGATATCATTGAATACTACCATCTGGACCAATTCCAAGCACATGTAAAAGGATTCCTTTTACGTTCGAAATTTGACGAGAGGGAAAAGTATTTCAAACGTAATGAACGTTCAGTGATAATTATTCAAAGTAAAATCAGAACTTTCATTCAAAGGGAATCGTTTTTCGATTTATTGCATCACCCAAATCCACACATAAAACACGTTAAGAAATATGCATACTTACTCAATAACACTGGAACCATCGAGGAAAATCAAGATAAACTAGAAGCCTGCCAAGCCCAACTGGATTCagagaatttgaaaaaagaaacttttgaaaagaacatAAGACAACAATTAGACACTGGAAATGTACTTGAGAAATTCGGATTAACCAGTGGGCTCACAAAGGAGCTCAGCGGGATGGATATACCACTCTGCAGATATCCAACttatgaaaaattatttttcCTACTCCAAGTTGACCCTTCTTATTGGAAGATTCTCTACACCTTTGAACCTGTTTTTGTTGAGAAGAACATGTATGTGTCTTTTAGCACTGttaatcaaagaatggGCAGAAGAGAAAAGATTTATTTCATACGGGTACTTGCTGACATTTTGCAACAGGAAGTGATAGAAGCTCGCTCAATGCAACAATATCTGACCAAACCCGATAGATTTTGGAATAGAATGCTGAGAACATTTTTGAGACGTGAGTACCCTGAAGTTTTCAGCATATTCCAACCATTGTTAAAGTACATCAATAATCCAAGGGTTAATTTTGAAGGTGATCCATTAGTTATTTACAAGGATATTCACCATACGGAACCATTGAGTCGCTCAGAAGCCATTGAAGACGAAAAaaccaaaatcaaattcattgaaaacCTGAGAAATCTCTGGCATTCTGTAGAAATGACGGCCGAAATCTTTACCAGAAAGCTCAAAGAGATTCCATTAGAGGTAAGATTTATTGCCAGTAAAATGTTCACTTGTGCCGCCGACAAAAATACGgatgaaattggaacaTTGAGATCCATTTCTATTGTTCTTGTCAATTCCTTTATTTTTGAATATATGGAAAACAGGAGCCTTTATGGGTTTGATGCTGATGAATCACCAAACCTGGACAGAAAGTTGCACAGCTTTATGAGGGCCATTGAAATTGTCTTCGGGTTGGGGAAATTCAATGGTTATTATGATCCTCTAAACCAATACGCGGATGAAATTAACATACAGATGCGGGAATTGTTATTCAACATCATTCTAGATCCGGTTTTCGAGCAAGAAGCTGATACTTTGGTTTACAGAGATATGGTAACCGCAAGTCCacaattggaaattctCACTGAAAAAGTCCTTGTGATAAGCATGAAGTTTAGGGAATACTTGCTAGAGTTCCCGGATGATGATGTGATccatgaaattttagagaaaAGTCCAACTTCCAGAGACTTTAAGAAGAGTGGCAGAATAGTATTAGATTTAACTGCTTCTGCTTACAGATTTTTAGTATGCGACGACCGTATGAGAAAGGTCTATGACCAAGTGAAGCGTTCCATGGTTTATATGATGCAGATTGAAGATGTGCAAACCAATTTATCCGATCTTGTAGTTAGCACTGTCCTCCCGCAGGATGAACCCAATTTCATAAAATTGATGTGTGCCAATCCTGGTATTAAAAATGATCCTATGATCAAGGCGTTACAGTCTcccaaatatttcaacatGAAGAGTTCCactttaaaaaaattgaaagaacttGAACGATCTGGAATTATTAAAACCAACAGTAACCAACTGCAAAACTTCTTGAACGATATTGCCAATACCATCAAAAATCCCCACTATGCAATTGATTATGTTACTGAAGAGCTCCATTTGACGCAGGAAACTTTGAAAGGAGTCGCCAAGATCAacaaacaatttgaaaagacaTTGACTAACTTAAGGACATGTGTCAACCAAGCAATTAGAGATATGCTAAAATCGAGAGACTTCAATCCCGGACATAGGAGCGCTCTAGACAATTTGAAAGGTGCTTATAAGAAGGTGCAAACAAGAAAATCCGATAAAATCGAGGGTACCATGAAGTTCAAATGGACTACTAGACAACTCTACGAAAAAGGTGTTATAAAGTCCATTGAGAGTGAGAATCTAGCTGAACAGAAGGTAAAAGTATTTGGATCAAGTGGTCCAAAATTCCCTgacatcaatttcaaaatatcgACTTCAGACGGAGCAGTGTATGGGATTCAATTATTAGATAGGCGTAAGGGTTTTGAGAAGAATTTAGAAGGTGTTGATTCATTTAGTTTTAGAGATCTATTGGGAACGCAAGTTGGATCAAAAGTTGAGACATGGCAATTGTTGAACAAGAAGGTTTCCATCAACACAGCTCAACTGCTAAAATTAATAATTGACGTTTTCTTGAAAAAGGGACAATAA
- the SRP68 gene encoding signal recognition particle subunit SRP68 (similar to uniprot|P38687 Saccharomyces cerevisiae YPL243W SRP68 Component of the signal recognition particle (SRP) ribonucleoprotein (RNP) complex that functions in protein targeting to the endoplasmic reticulum (ER) membrane) has translation MGVYSPLLATYGVRVDQLLETVQDFVRYHDKLNKKLQKLRHRCQLTTRDTKKYRTKEKYSKLSSDDYDENSKLYGVVVLLHAERDLALAEVLKLRARQRGKMKKSERKVVSTRLKRAMQTSEKLVALTTNESQWITRVQYLVYEKLARAEYLTHGKQQRHKDSKKISKELALSFAALKYLEQASVITDSVVEFLHAKYEYTLKQHADGAFSSTELHNFVVEKVEEASQNGDEMVKLLVENGYKPQKQASEAGTSFKEIQWRAFTAKVYDPQVEELIAESKSVTVKSAPDYDTKLLKWQQALEIQESRIASQDEDEEDEADNQENDQILLAYIKYNALFTSVLRDNYLFGQLWQQWTKLGTAMASRLTKSKEIERIVKNLQKYLQDIMELPGVYRDDELTEQLELSKLYFQLTYTSGCLGGLYQLKGRYLESLALHVDAHQKLEERLTEMGNFQDILIPLEVLSHKKIESLQQLIKAGWKSVVSLAEYEKHLKVQGQAAHQPTLIEKLDTGRIIPSDVKLSNIFPLRPKLRPVPSKPTLFDLAFNYMDYAGEGSESASSWTTQRSEPAPASNNGDDNNSNTNKKRGFLGLFGR, from the coding sequence ATGGGTGTATATTCGCCATTATTAGCCACCTACGGTGTGCGTGTTGATCAATTGCTCGAAACTGTGCAAGATTTCGTCAGGTACCatgataaattgaacaagaaattgcaaaaattaAGACACAGATGTCAGTTGACAACCAGGGATACGAAAAAGTATCGTACCAAGGAAAAATATAGCAAGCTCAGCTCtgatgattatgatgaGAATTCAAAGCTTTACGGTGTCGTTGTATTGTTGCATGCGGAGAGAGATTTAGCATTAGCAGAGGTCCTAAAATTGAGAGCTCGTCAAAGAGGtaaaatgaagaagagtGAACGTAAGGTGGTCTCTACCAGACTTAAGAGGGCAATGCAAACATCTGAGAAGTTGGTAGCGTTGACTACAAATGAATCCCAGTGGATTACCCGTGTGCAGTACTTGGTATACGAGAAATTGGCTCGTGCTGAGTACTTAACCCACGGTAAACAACAAAGGCATAAGGATAGTAAGAAAATCTCTAAAGAGTTGGCATTATCCTTCGCTGCACTAAAGTATCTGGAACAGGCCTCCGTTATAACTGATAGTGTGGTAGAATTCTTACATGCCAAATACGAATACACTTTGAAACAGCATGCAGATGGAGCCTTCTCTTCAACTGAATTGCACAATTTCGTTGTGGAAAAGGTAGAGGAAGCAAGTcaaaatggtgatgaaatggttaaaCTTTTAGTGGAAAATGGTTACAAACCCCAAAAGCAAGCTAGTGAAGCTGGTACGTCTTTCAAAGAGATCCAATGGAGAGCGTTTACTGCTAAAGTATACGACCCGCAGGTGGAAGAACTGATTGCGGAATCAAAGTCTGTAACAGTCAAAAGTGCGCCTGATTACGATACGAAGCTCCTCAAATGGCAACAAGCTCTTGAAATACAAGAATCACGTATTGCCTCGCaggatgaagacgaagaagatgaagccGACAACCAGGAGAACgatcaaattcttttggcATACATCAAGTATAACGCTCTTTTCACATCTGTTCTGCGTGATAACTATTTGTTTGGTCAACTGTGGCAACAATGGACCAAATTGGGTACCGCGATGGCATCTCGTTTGACAAAAAGTAAGGAAATTGAACGtattgtaaagaatttacaaaagTATCTGCAGGATATCATGGAGTTGCCAGGTGTTTATCGAGATGACGAATTGACAGAACAATTAGAATTGAGTAAATTATACTTCCAGTTAACCTATACTTCAGGTTGTCTTGGTGGACTCTATCAGCTTAAAGGAAGATATTTGGAATCATTAGCTCTACATGTGGATGCTCATCAAAAATTAGAGGAAAGACTTACGGAAATGGGTAATTTCCAGGATATCTTGATACCTCTCGAAGTCCTGTCTCATAAGAAGATCGAGTCTCTGCAGCAGTTAATCAAGGCAGGCTGGAAAAGTGTGGTCTCGTTGGCTGAATACGAAAAGCACTTGAAAGTGCAAGGCCAAGCCGCTCACCAACCTACtctaattgaaaaattggataccGGCAGAATCATACCATCAGACGTTAAATTGTCTAACATTTTCCCACTAAGACCGAAATTAAGACCTGTGCCAAGCAAACCAACTTTATTCGATCTAGCCTTCAACTACATGGATTATGCCGGTGAAGGTTCGGAATCTGCTTCAAGCTGGACGACTCAGAGATCAGAACCCGCTCCTGCTTCAAATAATGGAGACgataataacagtaatacGAATAAAAAACGTGGATTTTTGGGACTATTTGGTCGTTAG
- the HUT1 gene encoding UDP-galactose transporter HUT1 (similar to uniprot|Q12520 Saccharomyces cerevisiae YPL244C HUT1 Protein with a role in UDP-galactose transport to the Golgi lumen), translating into MSGGVLALFICAAGIYSSFLTWALVQEPLTTKFWPNSQHQFQAPSVVAAVQAAVAMIVGLGYLKWKKCGYGPVNFVKDHGKSLAMISLSQSCSGPLATYSLQYVDFLTYMLAKSCKMLPVLLIHLLLYRTSISKEKRLVAVLVSLGVAVFSFGGSGGKQKTNGDDAFSLHGYALLVVSLFLDGVTNASQDKMLKANSRKDASKPITGAHMMFALNMFIVVWNLGYLFTFDRLQVDMAKFMLSLDGEIWKYLLTYAICGAVGQCFIFFTLEHYGSLALITITVTRKMISMVLSIFVFRKKVMPLQWIGIGIVFGGITWEAISKRRQAARIKKD; encoded by the coding sequence ATGAGTGGAGGCGTATTGGCATTGTTTATATGTGCTGCAGGTATCTACTCAAGCTTCTTGACATGGGCTCTGGTGCAAGAACCTCTAACCACTAAGTTTTGGCCCAATAGCCAGCACCAATTTCAGGCACCAAGTGTAGTGGCAGCTGTACAGGCAGCTGTTGCCATGATTGTTGGTTTAGgatatttgaaatggaagaaaTGTGGGTATGGACCAGTGAATTTCGTTAAGGATCACGGTAAATCACTAGCAATGATTTCTTTATCACAGAGTTGTTCAGGCCCGCTAGCGAcatattctttacaatACGTGGACTTTCTAACCTATATGTTGGCAAAATCCTGTAAGATGCTACCCGTACTATTGATTCATTTGCTGCTCTATCGTACAAGTATTTCAAAGGAGAAAAGGCTCGTTGCAGTGCTCGTCAGTCTAGGTGTAGCAGTGTTTAGCTTTGGTGGATCCGGCGGCAAGCAAAAGACAAACGGTGATGATGCCTTCTCACTCCACGGATATGCACTACTTGTGGTCAGTCTCTTCCTGGATGGTGTCACTAATGCATCTCAGGATAAAATGCTCAAGGCCAATAGCCGCAAGGATGCTTCTAAACCGATTACCGGTGCCCATATGATGTTTGCCCTAAACATGTTTATTGTGGTATGGAATTTAGGTTATTTATTCACATTCGACAGGTTACAAGTGGATATGGCTAAATTCATGTTGTCATTAGATGGTGAAATATGGAAGTATTTACTTACATATGCCATATGTGGTGCCGTGGGACAATGctttatcttcttcacaTTGGAGCACTATGGATCACTGGCATTGATAACGATTACCGTTACGAGAAAAATGATCTCTATGGTTTTGAGTATTTTCGTCTTTCGCAAGAAAGTTATGCCGCTGCAATGGATCGGTATTGGCATTGTATTCGGTGGTATAACTTGGGAAGCCATCAGTAAGAGAAGACAAGCTGCTAGAATTAAAAAAGATTAG
- a CDS encoding uncharacterized protein (similar to uniprot|Q03236 Saccharomyces cerevisiae YMR187C Hypothetical ORF), which produces MFKNPFKQDCTCWICLEESNFDSAWIRHECGCNLQVHKLCYLHWLYSINRNYISRNLVTKNFNLVTEDDLKRTICYLVDGHRNLHREVSLSEFLNTLPFIRSKSNEPMSSSVGIMSLLGINYTISFRIVRSPMALPVEFADCPQCKNHVVNQQITFTSRSFFLAIFYWTKSVIRNTTIALTLVLSTLNIGKWWFKIGLWQLRCIFPENVLRVILDISTTRALNVYGETMNGLVSIPQMTRFLIFGFPVCLMGVRSSYPTLNRFRWLYTLVLSVRAGHYDPKATRLLSRTLTTCNICMLLNSAVITPFLSRYYEYLVKAVTPYFCPIDKSLDVFPSQGYGNVIIKTSWYDVLFESIVWPAFGSLVGGKLFDAVTWIQREFGLNWTPSCSPNDCRMVFNFVGCGLTAVARQLLNMWASHMRAKELKQLQESIEENTQ; this is translated from the coding sequence ATGTTTAAGAATCCCTTCAAACAAGACTGCACCTGTTGGATTTGTCTAGAGGAGTCTAATTTTGACTCAGCATGGATACGTCATGAATGCGGTTGTAATCTTCAAGTGCATAAGTTATGCTATTTGCATTGGCTTTACAGTATCAATAGGAATTatatttcaagaaatctaGTCACAAAGAATTTTAATCTGGTtactgaagatgatttgAAACGCACAATCTGTTATTTAGTGGATGGTCACAGGAATTTACATAGGGAAGTTTCGCTATCTGAGTTCTTAAATACTCTTCCCTTTATAAGGTCTAAAAGTAATGAGCCCATGTCTTCATCTGTGGGTATAATGAGTCTTTTGGGAATAAATTatacaatttcttttcgaATTGTAAGAAGCCCTATGGCATTGCCAGTGGAATTTGCTGACTGTCCTCAGTGCAAAAACCATGTTGTTAACCAACAAATAACCTTTACAAGTCGTTCATTCTTCTTGGCAATTTTCTATTGGACTAAATCAGTTATTAGGAATACTACTATTGCACTTACTTTGGTACTTTCAACTCtaaatattggaaaatggtgGTTCAAGATTGGTCTTTGGCAGTTAAGATGTATTTTCCCGGAAAATGTACTTCGAGTCATTTTAGATATTAGTACCACTAGGGCTCTAAATGTTTATGGTGAGACCATGAATGGCCTTGTAAGCATTCCACAAATGACCAGGTTTCTAATCTTTGGGTTTCCCGTGTGTTTGATGGGGGTCAGATCATCCTACCCGACTCTGAATAGATTTAGGTGGTTGTATACCTTGGTGCTGTCAGTTCGTGCTGGTCACTACGATCCAAAGGCTACGAGATTACTTTCAAGAACTCTGACTACCTGTAACATTTGCATGTTACTGAATTCAGCGGTGATCACTCCATTCTTATCCAGATATTACGAGTATTTGGTTAAAGCTGTGACTCCCTATTTCTGTCCCATTGATAAAAGCTTAGATGTATTCCCCTCACAGGGTTACGGTAATGTGATCATAAAGACCTCGTGGTACGATGTTCTCTTTGAATCAATAGTTTGGCCTGCTTTTGGTAGCCTGGTGGGCGGTAAATTGTTCGATGCCGTGACATGGATACAAAGAGAGTTTGGATTAAACTGGACACCTTCCTGCTCCCCCAACGATTGTAGGATGGTCTTCAATTTTGTTGGTTGTGGCCTAACAGCTGTTGCAAGGCAGTTACTGAATATGTGGGCTAGTCATATGAGAGCAAAGGAGTTGAAACAGCTTCAAGAAAGTATCGAAGAAAATACCCAATAA
- the CIN2 gene encoding GTPase-activating protein CIN2 (weakly similar to uniprot|P46670 Saccharomyces cerevisiae YPL241C CIN2 Tubulin folding factor C (putative) involved in beta-tubulin (Tub2p) folding isolated as mutant with increased chromosome loss and sensitivity to benomyl): MSVESFLKSKTGLEERLANHESTETLRGNALELQNQLNQISKELAPHDLQKYSKELDELLKNINARVPPQVVKLQFKKKPKPRLFQNRSKKVTSNERITQSQMVSNQDFNIVQATATYENLQKCTIIGTHFINDTGSLTFKDLQSCTINLYEATFREGSIIISNCNDCSIYIHTGRETQLRLHDLKGCKLMIRPSQAPQRIVMERCRECVFHEVCEPWITIQEFDNLALTQEEQRNYTFVSLEDWW; the protein is encoded by the coding sequence ATGTCTGTCGAATCCTTTCTGAAGAGTAAGACTGGCTTAGAGGAAAGGTTAGCAAACCACGAGAGCACTGAAACGTTACGGGGAAATGCCCTTGAACTACAGAATCAGCTAAATCAAATTTCCAAGGAGTTAGCCCCCcatgatttacaaaaatatTCTAAGGAGTTAGACGAACTGCTCAAGAATATCAATGCAAGGGTTCCACCTCAAGTAGTTAAACTTCAATTTAAGAAGAAACCTAAACCCAGATTATTTCAGAATAGATCCAAGAAGGTGACAAGTAACGAACGTATTACTCAATCTCAAATGGTATCAAATCAAGATTTCAATATAGTACAAGCTACTGCTACTTATGAAAACTTACAAAAATGCACAATCATAGGAACTCACTTTATCAACGACACTGGGTCATTaactttcaaagatttacaatCGTGTACTATTAATCTCTACGAAGCAACCTTCCGTGAGGGGAGTATTATCATCTCTAATTGTAACGATTGTTCCATCTACATTCATACCGGTAGAGAAACCCAATTAAGATTGCACGATTTGAAAGGGTGCAAGCTCATGATTAGACCATCTCAAGCTCCTCAAAGAATAGTTATGGAACGTTGTAGAGAATGCGTTTTTCATGAGGTTTGCGAACCTTGGATTACTATCCAAGAATTCGACAATTTAGCACTGACGCAAGAAGAGCAACGTAATTATACATTTGTATCGTTAGAAGATTGGTGGTAA